Below is a genomic region from Mucilaginibacter auburnensis.
TAACCTGCAGCTTATTTTATAACCAAAGCAAGGCACCCCTTGAGAATTATGCGGCAAAGGTATTTTTTTTATTTCGCATTTGCGATGTTTGATTTCAGATTTATGTTAGAGCAATCACAACAGCATTGTTAAAGCATACGTTTTAACGCTGCCTTAACATCTTCTCTGTTTTGCCGCGAGATAGGTATTTTAGCATTATCGTCCATTAAAAGTGTGCCGCCGTCTTCTTTAAGCAAGCTTTTTACAAATTCGATATTTACCAGGTGTGACTGATGAGCCCGTATAAATCCATATTGTTTCAATAGTTCAGCAAACTCTTTTAATGTTTTACATACCAATATTTGCTCTACACCAGTTGTAAAAATGGTTGTGTAATTATCAAATGCTTCGCAACGCACAATCTGATCTACCTTTATATACCGGATCTCCTTTAAAGTGGGAAGCGCAATTTTAGGCATCTCCTTTTGACCATGCTTAATGTTGGCAATTAAATTCTCAAGCTTTTTGTCTTTGTCTTTATTGTTGATTTTCTTTCCCGCTTTGATAACTGCGTTTTGTAGCTCTTGTATATTAATAGGCTTGAGTAAGTAATCAAGTGCGGAAAATTTTATTGCCTGAATACCGTATTGATCATATGCAGTGATAAATATTACTTCAAAATCAGGTTCATTAAAAGCTGTTAAAACGTCAAAGCCAGATCTTCGGGGCATTTGTATATCTAAAAACACTAAAGAGGGCTTATATTTTTTTATAAGATCAATACCATCATCAGCATTTTGCGCGGTAGCTAAAACTTTTACATTGGGGCAATGCGTTTGCAAAATGGTTTGCAGGTTTTGAATGTTATTAGGCTCATCATCAATTATGATACTATTTATTTCCATGGTAAACAGGCGTTAAAGCCAATCAGATAACAAAATTGTAATTTTTGTTCCATTAGCATCACTACCAATTTGTAATGTAATAGGCTGTTCTTTGTATAATTGGTTAAGTAAGGCTATACGCTCCCGGCTAATTTTTAACCCGAAACCGGTGGCAACGTTATTCTGTGTATTAAATCCACTACCGTTATCCGTAATCACAAGTAACAGATCATTCTGTTGCCTTGCTATGTTAATATCAATTTTTCCATTATGCAACTTATTACTAACGCCATGTTTAGCAGCATTTTCAATAAACGGCTGCATGAGCATAGCCGGCACCTCGGTATTGGCTATGTTTATATTCTCATCTACATTAACGTTGTAAGCAAAACCAAACCGAAGCTGCTCTATTTGTAGAGAATCTTCTATGATCTTCAATTCGTCTTCCAAACTAATCAATTCGGCGGTTGTAGCATTTAATACCTGCCGCGTAAGATCAGCAAATTTGGAAAGGTAGTGGTTTGCACCACTAGTGTCTTGCTGGTGCATAAGATTTTGTATAGATGTTAGCGCGTTAAACATAAAATGAGGATTAAGTTGGGCCCGTACTGATCCTAATTTTAAATTGGCAACTTCCTTCTGCCGTCTTAGTTTACGTAACCTGCGTTTGTTAAACATGTAGTAAATACCAAAAGCAAGCAGAGCAAGTAAGACATAAGGCACTATTTGTATAACAGAATAATATTTGTTGTAAACTGCCACAGAGTCTACCTTAAAAGTCACGCTCCTTTTCCTATTTTCATCTTTAGTACCAACCGGATAAACTAAAATTTTATAGCTGCCTGGTACTGCAAAATATTCATTAGAGAGACTGAATGTGTTTTCCCTTAAACCAATTCTTATACATGCGGTATCCGTTTTGCTATGATACTTACTACTGTTCATAACCCAGTAAATATCATAAGGAATAGTTTGATGATCTTTAAATGAAATGTTTACAGCTTCTAAAGCATCCGCACTTATATGGATAGGCGGCCTTAATCCAAGGTTTATGGTATTACTACCTTTTCCTTTTATATAACCGATTATACTGGTTATTTCCGGCTTTAAATGGTTGCGCCAATTAAGAACAACAGCATCTCTGACATTGTAATTTTTGGTGTTAACAATCTCTACAGTTATTTCTTTATTGGGAAAGTAAAATTTTCCTAAATAGCCATAGGCGTCCTTTGCACCATGCTTTTGCTCAAGTTTAGGAACTGTCCAAGGTATTATCACTGTGCTATCATTCTCAATCGCTCTAAAACGGTAGTCGCTCAGGTTACTTTCATTTACCCCCATAGCAACCACTTCAACACCCCCATTCTCACTACTCATCATATATCCTGTATAACTTTTAGATAAAGATAGTATGGTATATCTGGGGGGATAATTATCTTTCTTTTTTGTATAAACAACGCCTAATATAATTGGAGTTTTAGGTAACCATTTGCGTGTCGGATATTTAGGGTCGGGTTTGTATCCATGTGCGTAAACAGGCTCTCTCATTGATAAGCGTATATCATCAATACGACTTGCGGCAACACTTACCCAAACACTACTCAGACCCTCTAAGGGCAATTTATGATATCCGTCAAAAGTTACAACCTGACTTTCCTTTTCGGCAGTTTTGTAAACTACAGTAGTGGTAGATTGTGCAAATACGGTACAGGCAAATGTAATTAAGACTAAAATTAACGCTGATCGCTTCATGTTATAGGTGTTGAAAGTAATTATTAATGCCCAAACTTGCACTATTTGAAATGCCACAACAATCTACATTGAGTATACAACCTGTTTCATTGAGTATTTTTCATTGGCATTACCTCACCGCAAACCTTTCGCCTTAAAATACCTTTCAGCTTTCACCTCAAAACACTACTTTTGCAAACTTTACACAAAAACACTGCTATGCTACGTACACATACTTGCGGCGAATTAAATATCAGTCATTTAGGCCAGTTGGTTACTTTATGCGGATGGGTGCAAAAATCTCGCGATCTTGGCGGCACAACTTTTATTGATGTGCGCGATCGTTACGGTTTGACCCAATTGATATTCAACACCGATACTGATGCCACCCTGCGCGAAAAAAGCCGCGAACTGGGCCGCGAGTTTGTTATTAAAGTTAGTGGTACTGTTATTGAGCGTACCAACAAAAACACCAAGATACCTACTGGTGAAATTGAAATTGCCGTATCAGAACTTGAAGTGTTAAACGCAGCTAAAATTCCACCATTCTTAATTGAGGACGAAACAGATGGCGGCGAAGAGCTTAGGGCAAAATACCGTTATTTAGATCTGCGCCGTAACCCTATACGTAACAACCTGGTGCTTCGCCACAAAATGGCGCAGGAAGTGCGTAAATATTTAGACGGTTTGAACTTTATTGAGGTTGAAACGCCCGTGTTGATCAAATCAACCCCGGAAGGTGCGCGAGATTTTGTGGTGCCAAGCCGAATGAATGCAGGCGAATTTTACGCCCTGCCGCAGTCACCGCAAACTTTTAAGCAGTTGTTAATGGTGAGCGGTTTTGACCGTTATTTCCAGATAGTAAAGTGTTTCCGTGATGAGGATCTGCGTGCCGACCGCCAGCCGGAATTTACGCAGATAGACTGCGAGATGGCGTTCATTACGCAGGAAGACATACTGAATATATTTGAAGGATTGACCCGTCATTTGTTCAAAAATATTAAAGGCATTGAGTTTGACAACTTCCCGCGCATGCAATATGCTGACGCCATGCGTTTATATGGATCTGACAAACCTGACACCCGTTTCGGAATGCAGTTTGTTGAACTGAATGACCTTGTAAAAGGTAAAGGCTTAGGCATTTTTGATAACGCCGAACTGGTGGTAGGTATCAATGCTAAAGGTTGTGCAGAATATACCCGCAAGCAAATTGACGAGCTGACCGAGTGGTTAAAGCGCCCTCAGATTGGCGCTACCGGCATGATCTACTGCCGTTATAATACTGATGGCACTTTGAAGTCTTCAGTTGATAAATTCTATAACGAAGAAGAGCTTGCCAAGTGGGCTGCTGCGTTTGGCGCCGAACAAGGCGACCTGATGCTTTTGCTTGCCGGTAATGCTGATAAAGTACGCAAACAGTTGAATGAACTACGCTTAGAAATGGGTAACCGTTTAGGCTTGCGAGATAAAAATAAATTCTCGCCGTTATGGGTAGTTGACTTTCCGTTGTTGGAGTGGGATGAAGAAACTGAGCGCTACCACGCTATGCACCATCCATTTACTTCGCCAAAGCCGGAAGATATTGCTTTGTTAGATACAGCTCCCGGCGAAGTACGTGCAAATGCTTACGATTTGGTTATTAACGGCACAGAAATAGGTGGTGGTTCTATACGTATTCATGACCGCACTTTACAAGCCTTGATGTTTAAGCACTTAGGTTTTTCGCCAGAAGAAGCCCAAAAACAATTTGGCTTCTTGATGGACGCGTTTGAATATGGCGCTCCTCCGCATGGTGGTATAGCATTCGGTTTTGACAGGCTAACATCCATCTTTGCCGGTTTAGATTCTATTCGGGATGTAATTGCCTTCCCTAAAAACAACTCTGGCCGTGACGTAATGATTGATTCACCGTCAACCATTGCAGATGCGCAGTTAAATGAATTAAAAATTAAAACAGCGCTTTAACATTCTTTAACAGTATTAATAAAATAGTTAAGGTAATTTTGCGTTAAACTTGCGTTTGGCAAGTACCATAAATTGTATATGAAAAGATATTTACTGTTTTTCTGTGTCGCAATAGCTGCTATGTCAGCTTGTAAAAAATCTGATAAATTTGATGCGGCAGCACAGGCCAAGCTTGATGATGCGCAGATAGTTAAATATCTTGCCGATAGCAGCATTACTGCTACCAAAGATGAGTCGGGTTTATACTACCAAATAATCACACCCGGAGCTGCCGTGAAGCCAACTACCTCAAACGGTATTTTTATTACTTACGAAGGCAAGTTGATGACTAACGGAACTGTGTTTGACAGTAAAACAACGCCTTACTATTTCCCAAGCATGGATGGCCTTATTCAGGGCTGGCAAATTGGTGTTCCTAAAATTGGCAAGGGCGGTAGGATAAAACTTTTTATACCTTCTGGCTTAGCTTACAAAAATAATGACACCGGTTCTATTCCTGCCAATTCAGTTTTGATATTTGATATTACTCTGGTTAATTTCAATTAACTTTTCTGAACTCGTAAGGGTCTGACTCAACAAAGTCGGCTACCTTTACTCTTACGGCCACTACCCTCCCGTTTTCAATGGTAAAGGGGAATACCGTTTTACCATATATCGGATCAGAAAAGGTAGCGTAAAACCTTGCACCACCCAAGGGCTGCAGTTTCGCAAACATGCGGGGATGGTGTTCAAATCGCATTTCCAGATCATTGTTCTGACCACGAACTATCGTTACGTTTCCGTATACATTATTGTGGTATGTGCCTGTAAAACCGTTTACAGACGGCACTGGTTGTAAATTCAAGGCAACCGAGTCGCGCAGTTTCTTATCTGTTTGTAATTGAACCGCTTTTTCATTCTTTGAACGCGTTAAATATTGCTCACTGTAATTGCGGAAAGACCTTTTCAAAAACACATCCAACAGTTCCCATCTTAAGGCCTCATAAAGGTCGTTTTGGTCTGTGTTCGTAAGTATCACAATTCCCAAACGTTCATCGGGCACCAAAGTTACTGATGAAACGTAACCTGTAACACCGCCGTCATGCATCACCAGGTTATGCCCCGCGTAATCCTGCAGAAACCAGCCCAGACCATACAATTCATAATTGCTCTCGCCGGTTACATGTTTAACTCTTCCAACTATGTCTTGCGGAGTCCGTGTAGCAGCTATGGCAGTAGATGGTATAACCTGTCTTGGTCCAACCTTGCCATTGTTAAGCAGCGCCATAACCCATTTGCTCATATCATTTACAGATGATGAAATACTCATGGCCGGTGCCATGTTATCCAGTTGTCCATAAGGCACAGGTGTAAGGCGCTCATCATTCAAAGTATGGGCAACCGTGCGGTTCAATGATTTAGGCAACTCCGAAGTAAGAGCAATTGTATTACTCATACCTAACGGAGCAAAAATATTTTCCTTCAAATACGCTTCCCAAGTCTTGCCTGATACCCTCGGAATGATCTCACCTGCCATTAAAAATGCAGAATTGGTATACCCCCATTTCGTCCGGAAGGGATAAGATGTTTTCAGCAAGGCCATTTTTTCAATAACCTGAACGCGGTTAAGGTTACTGTTGTAAAAGGTAAAATCGCCTTGAAAGGTTTTTAGACCAAGCCTGTGGCAAAGCAGATCGCGCACGGTAGCCATTTCTGCCGCCGCCTTATCTTCTAACTTAAACCAGGGAAAGTATTTACTCACCTTGTCATCTAACGAAAGTTTATCAGCGTCAGCCAGCATAGCAGCTGCTGTCGCAGTAAAAGCCTTGGTATTACTGCCAATCATGAACAGCGTATTTTCATCCACCCCTTCATTAAGGCCCATCTCCTTAATGCCATAGCCCTTCATTAGCACCACCTGATTATCTTTTACCACGCACACCGCCATACCGGGAATACGCCAGTTGGTCATGGCCCGGTTAATGTACATGTCTAAACTATCTTTAATAAACAAACTTCTGTCTGCACGCTGACCAACGGCAACACTACCAAGCAATAACCAGCCGGCTAACAACAATATTCTTCTCATATAAATAACCGAGATAACAGGTTTATAATAGCTTAACGCTATTTCAGTTTATATTGATTTAATAACGGTTTAAAATATTAAATTTAACGCCAAAAGTAAGCATTAGCTTATTTAACATTAACTGAACTATTTATTCTCATGAAATTGTTGATAAAATTTTTATCGCCTCTTTTTGCGATTCTTTTATTAGGATACACAGCAAATGCCCAACGCTATTGGGCGCCAGATGGCTACCAGTACTATACCACTCAAAACGGCGAGATCGTATCTCTGGACGCGCGCGATGCTACTAAGAAAACCGTTCTTGCCAGCGTAGATCAACTTACACCACAGGGCGGTAAGGCTATTAACGTGCGCCGTTTTACCATTACTGCCGACGGCCAAAAGATCTTGATCAATACCAACACTAAACGCGTGTGGCGCCAGGACACCCGCGGCGATTACTGGTTATTTGACGCAGCCAACAAAACCTTAAAACAAATAGGCAAAGATAAGCCTGCGTCATCGCTGATGTTTGCCAAGCTATCGCCTGATGGCAGTAAGGTGGCTTATGTAAGCGGCAATAATATTTATGTTGAAGATGTTGCAGGTGGAACCGCAAAAGCGTTAACCACCGATGGAACCGATAGAATGATCAATGGCACATTTGACTGGGCTTATGAGGAAGAGTTTGATGCACGCGACGGCTTTCGCTGGTCGCCGGATAGCAAAACCATTGCTTACTGGCAGATAGATGCCCGCAAGATCAAAAACTACCTGATGCTGAACACAACTGATGCCACTTACCCTTTTGTAGTACCGGTTGAGTATCCTGTAGCCGGTGAAGATCCAAGCGCCTGCAAAATAGGTGTAGTTGACGTAACTACTGCCCAAACCAAATGGATGGATGTGCCGGGAGATAACGTGCAGCATTATATTCCGCGTATGGAGTGGACCACCAATGCAAATGAACTAATTTTGCTGCAATTGAACCGTCCGCAAAACGAAGAAAAGATTTTTATCTGTAATGCACAGACCGGTGCTGCCCGTTCCATCTATCAGGAAAAGAGCGATGCATGGGTTGATGTACGCGGTAACGCTGTTGGCTGGGATTGGGTAAAGCAGGGCAAAGCCTTTTTATTACTAACAGAAAAGGACGGCTGGAAACACATTTATCGCGTTGGCTTAGATGGTAAAGAAACTTTGCTAACTCCAGGCGATTACGACGTGATCAGCATTTCAAGAATTGATGAAAAGAACGGATTTATCTATTTTATCGCATCGCCGGACAATGCTACTCAGCGTTACCTGCACAGGGTAAAACTGACCGGCGGCCGTGCGGAGCGCCTGTCGCCTTATGCTTTGCCGGGCACCCATAGCTATGATATATCGCCAAATGGCAAAGTGGCCATACATTCGTTCCAAAACAGTTATACAGCAGCTGCAAGCGAAGTGATCAGTTTAACGGACCATAAGTATATTAGCGGTACCCAGATAAAACTGAACACAGCTGCTAAAAACAAGCCTGAGTTCTTCAAAGTGAAAACCGTTGATGGTATTGAGATGGACGGCTGGATGGTGAAGCCAACCAACTTTGACGCTTCTAAAAAATATCCTGTTGTATTTTACGTATACGGCGAGCCAGCTACCCAAACCACTGCCGATACTTACAGCGCAGGCAAAAATTCAAGGTATGCCGGCAGCATGGCGGATGATGGTTACATTTACATATCTGTTGACGGACGCGGATCACCGGCTCCTAAGGGTGCTAAATGGCGCAAAGCTATTTACCGAAACATAGGCATCATTAACATTCGCGACCAAGCTATGGCTGCTGCGGAAATATTGAAATGGCCTTTTGTTGACCCAACCCGGGTAGCGGTACATGGCTGGAGCGGTGGCGGTTCTTCAACCCTTAACCTGATGTTCCAGTATCCTGAAATATATAAAACCGGCATAGCGGTTGCAGCGGTTGACTATCAGCTAACTTATGATAACATCTACCAGGAGCGCTATATGGGCGTACCAACTAATGATGAGGGACGCTCCTATTTTATCAAAGGATCGCCGGTTACTTACGCCAAGAACCTGAAAGGCGACCTACTATATATTCATGGTACAGGCGACGATAATGTGCACTATAATAATGCCGAGTTGCTGATAAACGAGTTGGTTAAGTACAACAAACCATTCCAACTAATGTCATACCCTAACCGTTCGCATTCCATATCAGAAGGCGAGGGTACTACCAAGCATTTGCAAACCATATTCACCAAGTTTTTGAAAGAGCATTGCCCACCGGGAGGCAGATAGTAGGTAATTACTGCTGATAAAAGTTTATTAAATGAAAGGGGAAATGTAATATCTACATTTCCCTTTCATTTATCTGTCAATAGCTACACGATAAGTTGGGTCTTCCATAATATTAACATCTATAACCTCATCAGCATTTTTAAGGAGCGTAAGGCAATCTTCGCTTAAATGGCATAAGTGTAATTTCTTACCTGACTTTTTATATTTCTCTGTAAGTTTATTCAAAGCTTCAATAGCAGACATATCCGCAACACGGCTATCTTTAAAATCAATCATCACCTCAGCTGGATCATTTATCACGTCAAACTTGTCATTAAAGGCTGTAACTGAACCAAAAAACAGCGGACCAAATATTTCATAGTGCTTAACACCCTTATCATCAATATACTTCCTCGCCCTTATTCTTTTGGCACTTTCCCAAGCGAATACTAAAGCAGATATAATTACGCCTACGAGTACTGCTAAAGCTAAGTTATGCAAGCAGACGGTAATTAGCGCCACTAATACACCCACAAAAATGTCTTGCCTGGGCATTTTGTTGATGATACGGAAACTTGCCCATTCAAACGTGCTGATAGCAACCATTATCATTACACCTGTTAAAGCAGCCATAGGCACGCGCTCAATAACCGGTGCGCCAAAAAGTATAATTACAAGTATAGTTAAAGAGGCGACAATACCTGATAACCTGGCACGCGCACCTGCAGAAAGGTTAACCAATGTTTGCGCTATCATTGGGCAGCCTCCCATCCCGAAGAAAAAACCATTCAATATATTGGCACTGCCTTGAGCAACTGCTTCACGGTTGCTGTTGCCGCGGGTGCCGGTTATTTCATCAACCAAATTTAAGGTAAGCAAACCCTCTGTAAGGCCAACACCTGCCATAATGAGGGAGTATGGGAAAATTATGGTAAGCGTATCAAGTTTAAAAGGCACTGATGGAATATGAAACGGCGGAAAGCCGCCGCTTACAGTTGCAATGTCACCCACTGTTTTGGTATTTATGTTGAATACTAATACCATCACAAATACTACAACAATTGCAATTAACGACGGTGGTACAGCCTTTGTAAGTTTGGGTACACCTATAATAATGACTACCGTTAATGATACGAGTGCCGCCATCATATAAAGAGAGGAACCTGTAAGCCATACAACTTGCCCGCCAACAATTGTTTTAAACTGTTCCAGCTGCGCCATAAAAATAATTACCGCAAGGCCGTTTACAAACCCATACATAACTGGTTGAGGCACTAACCTGATAAACTTGCCCAGCTTAAATACGCCAACAAGTATTTGAAAAACTCCGGCTAACGCTACCGCTGCAAAAACGTATTCAATGCCGTGCGATTTCATTAATGCTATCAACACTACAACAGTTGCACCTGCACCACCTGAAACAAGCCCCGGCCTGCCGCCAAATATTGCTGTAACCAAACCCATAATAAAGGCAGCATACAGGCCGACTAATGGTGGCAAACCGGCAAGAATAGCGAAGGACAAGGACTCGGGCATCATGGTCATAGCCACAGTAAGTCCTGCTAAAATTTCATTTTTATAGTTGATCTCGACAGAAAAATCAAAAAGTTTGAACTTAGAAACTGATGTTGGTAGCATGTTTTTTGAACTGTATTGGCGGGAGATTCCTGAACATTATTGATCAGAATTTACGCGCTGACTGTATATAATGCGGGCGTAGCGTAATTACGCATAAGCAAAAAAGGCGAAAGGTAAATTTACCTTCCGCCTTTTTAAATAAGATTTCATAGCTTATGCTTCAGTGCCTTCAGCTTCGGCCATGTGCTCATCGATCAATATACGACCGCAATGCTCGCATACGATTATCTTTTTACGCTGACGGATATCAGATTGACGCTGTGGCGGAATCTGGTTAAAGCAACCTGAGCATGAATCACGCTGAATAGTTACTACAGCCAAACCGTTTTTAGCGTTTTTACGCAAACGGTTATAAGCGAATAACAAACGGTCATCAATGTTCGGGATAGCTTTTTCTGCCTGTGCATTCAATTCTGCTTCGTCTTTTTCTGTTTCGGCAGTAATGGTATCCAGCTCAGCTTTTTTAACGTCAAGGTCAGCTTTGCGCGATTCTAATTCAGCTAAAGCTTTCTCGTAAACCTGAGTTTTTGAAGTGATCTCGAAACCAAACTCACGGATCTTTTTCTCGCTTACCTGTATATCCAGACCTTGAATTTCAATTTCTTTTGAAATAGCATCGTACTCTCGGTTGTTTTTAACCTCGTTTAGTTGCGTCTCGTATTTTTTAATATTTGCCTGAGCGTCTCTGATGATATTTTTGCGTGTTACAATATCATCCTCCAGATCATCCAGCTCGCTTTTTATTTTTTGAATGCGGGTTTCCAAACCGGCAACATCATCCTCAAGGTCGGCAACCTCCATAGGCAGCTCACCTCTTACCTGGCGTATCTTATCAATCTTGCTGTGGATGGTTTGAAGTTCATATAAAGCTTTAAGCTTTTGTTCAACGGTTTGTTCCATTAAATATAGTATTTGACAGGGTTTGTATTTATTTCTGTTAAACGGACGGCAAAGTTACTAAATTTCTTTTGAATTATTTCACACAATAATTGCTGTGTAAATTGCTCACTTTCAAAGTGTCCCACATCTGCAATAACTATCTTACCCTCGGCATCAAAAAACTCATGATATTTATAGTCGGCAGTAACAAAAAAGTCGGCCCCGGCGGCAACGGCCTGCTTCAGCAAAAACCCTCCGGCCCCGCCGCAAACAGCTACCTTCTTAACGGTTTTATAGCGCAGTTCAGTATGTCGTATCACCTGCGCATTCAATTTATCTTTTACCATAGACAAAAATTGCTCTTCATCCATGGGTATTTCCAGTTCGCCTATCATTCCCGAGCCTACCTGCTGGTGCTGATTGGTAAGATTATACAGATCATAAGCCACCTCCTCATAAGGATGCGCCAATACCAGTGCCATCAAAATTTTGCTTTCCAGGTTAACCGGATAAATAGTTTCAATTTTAACCTCGCTTTCGGTGTGGCGTTCACCGGGCTCACCAACATAAGGCGTTGTATCGTCGCCGCCTTTAAAAGTGCCGCTGCCGGCGCTGCTAAAGCTACACTCGCTATAATTACCAATATTGCCTGCTCCCGCATGGAACAACGCGTTGCGTACCTGCTCCGCATGGCTATTGGGTACATAGGCAACCAGCTTTTTAAGCAAGCCTTGTTTGGGCGCTAACACACGGCAATTTTGTAAGCCTAATGTTTGACAAATACGGGCATTAACACCGGTGTCGATGTTATCCAGATTGGTGTGGATAGCGTAAATAGCAATGTTGTTACGGATAGCCTTTTCAACTACGCGCTCCACATAGGTTTTGCCATTAAATTTTTTAAGGCCTTTAAAAACTATAGGGTGATGAGATATAATGAGCTGGCAGCCAGTAGCAATGGCTTCGTCAACTACCGCTTCAATGCAATCTAATGATATTAATGCCTGATGGATCTCCATATCGGGATTGCCCACTATCAGACCGGCATTATCATAATCTTCCTGATAGCTAAGCGGCGCCAGGCTTTCCAGGTAAGCGGTAAGTTGAGCTAATTTCATATATGAGCTAAGCTATCAATATCGCGTTCAAATAGAAAATAAATTATTTATTTCAGTTTCAAAGGATCGACAAGGGGATCGAAAAAACTGCATAACAAACAGAGATCAAAACACCGGGCAATATTTTCTGTGGCGCTAACCCAACCGGTTTACCACTGCTTGCCTTGTTTTGATCTCTTTGTAAAAGATGCTTTGATCCTTTTATTTTCTTTTTGCCTTATTGCCTTTTACCTTGTTAAGGTCTGTTTGCAAAATACTTTTTAACTCTTTATCAAAATTGGTTAAAAGGCTATCGGCTAATTGTTGATCTATAATTTTCATTGTGTAAAGATTTAATTGTTAAACACTCATTTTAGCTATCTGGAAACTTTCGTAAGCCATTTTACGGTTAAAATCTGTAGCAATTTGTTTGTGGTTTACCAGGTCAACAATTGTACCTATGAAGCACAAACCACCGGTAAAGAAGTAAAGTATACCCATGCCTATTTGACCAACCAGGAAGCGCTGAATACCAGCTACGCCGAAAAAGCCAATTAAGGTAAAGATCAATATGTCTTGCGGGCTTTTGCGCTTGCCGGTGTAGATCAGGTAAAAGTGTTTCTTCTGATTGTCACTTAGCTCGGCAGTTGCCTGTTGCAAAAAGGTAAGTTCTTCGCTGGTTACACCTGGCATTGACATGTATGGGTTGCTGTAGTAGTCCATTGTAGTAAGTATTAGTTTGTTTGTTTTAGTTTGTTGATTCAAAAGTAAGTTACAAACTAAAACGGGCACATGCAAAATAGGTTAGCCTGTTCAACATCTCGGTGAAAATGGTTTTTTGGGCGGTGAAAAAATTGGATAAAGGATGAATATCGGTGAAAACAGCCGTTCGTTTACTCACCCCGACCACGCTTCGCTGTTCGGCCCTCTCTTCGCCTTCGGCGGAAAAAGGGTAAGTGGGAGATTGTAATTCCAATCTCCCCTCTCTATGCAGTAGAGAGGGGGCAGGGGTTGAGTCAAATTTTATTAGCTTTGCCTGTATAATATGAAGCTAAGCTACCGGCCCTTTGATCTGTTACTGAAGCACAGCTTCACCATTTCCGGTCATTCGCGGGTATCAACGCCGCTAATGTTGGTTGAAATTGAGCACGAAGGCTTTACCGGCTACGGCGAAGCCTCAATGGTGCCATATTTAGGCGAGAGCATTCAGAGTGCAACAGCCTATCTTGATAAAATAGATATAACCAAATTTAAGCATCCCTTCAAC
It encodes:
- a CDS encoding S9 family peptidase, which translates into the protein MKLLIKFLSPLFAILLLGYTANAQRYWAPDGYQYYTTQNGEIVSLDARDATKKTVLASVDQLTPQGGKAINVRRFTITADGQKILINTNTKRVWRQDTRGDYWLFDAANKTLKQIGKDKPASSLMFAKLSPDGSKVAYVSGNNIYVEDVAGGTAKALTTDGTDRMINGTFDWAYEEEFDARDGFRWSPDSKTIAYWQIDARKIKNYLMLNTTDATYPFVVPVEYPVAGEDPSACKIGVVDVTTAQTKWMDVPGDNVQHYIPRMEWTTNANELILLQLNRPQNEEKIFICNAQTGAARSIYQEKSDAWVDVRGNAVGWDWVKQGKAFLLLTEKDGWKHIYRVGLDGKETLLTPGDYDVISISRIDEKNGFIYFIASPDNATQRYLHRVKLTGGRAERLSPYALPGTHSYDISPNGKVAIHSFQNSYTAAASEVISLTDHKYISGTQIKLNTAAKNKPEFFKVKTVDGIEMDGWMVKPTNFDASKKYPVVFYVYGEPATQTTADTYSAGKNSRYAGSMADDGYIYISVDGRGSPAPKGAKWRKAIYRNIGIINIRDQAMAAAEILKWPFVDPTRVAVHGWSGGGSSTLNLMFQYPEIYKTGIAVAAVDYQLTYDNIYQERYMGVPTNDEGRSYFIKGSPVTYAKNLKGDLLYIHGTGDDNVHYNNAELLINELVKYNKPFQLMSYPNRSHSISEGEGTTKHLQTIFTKFLKEHCPPGGR
- a CDS encoding SulP family inorganic anion transporter produces the protein MLPTSVSKFKLFDFSVEINYKNEILAGLTVAMTMMPESLSFAILAGLPPLVGLYAAFIMGLVTAIFGGRPGLVSGGAGATVVVLIALMKSHGIEYVFAAVALAGVFQILVGVFKLGKFIRLVPQPVMYGFVNGLAVIIFMAQLEQFKTIVGGQVVWLTGSSLYMMAALVSLTVVIIIGVPKLTKAVPPSLIAIVVVFVMVLVFNINTKTVGDIATVSGGFPPFHIPSVPFKLDTLTIIFPYSLIMAGVGLTEGLLTLNLVDEITGTRGNSNREAVAQGSANILNGFFFGMGGCPMIAQTLVNLSAGARARLSGIVASLTILVIILFGAPVIERVPMAALTGVMIMVAISTFEWASFRIINKMPRQDIFVGVLVALITVCLHNLALAVLVGVIISALVFAWESAKRIRARKYIDDKGVKHYEIFGPLFFGSVTAFNDKFDVINDPAEVMIDFKDSRVADMSAIEALNKLTEKYKKSGKKLHLCHLSEDCLTLLKNADEVIDVNIMEDPTYRVAIDR
- a CDS encoding zinc ribbon domain-containing protein, whose protein sequence is MEQTVEQKLKALYELQTIHSKIDKIRQVRGELPMEVADLEDDVAGLETRIQKIKSELDDLEDDIVTRKNIIRDAQANIKKYETQLNEVKNNREYDAISKEIEIQGLDIQVSEKKIREFGFEITSKTQVYEKALAELESRKADLDVKKAELDTITAETEKDEAELNAQAEKAIPNIDDRLLFAYNRLRKNAKNGLAVVTIQRDSCSGCFNQIPPQRQSDIRQRKKIIVCEHCGRILIDEHMAEAEGTEA
- a CDS encoding Nif3-like dinuclear metal center hexameric protein; the encoded protein is MKLAQLTAYLESLAPLSYQEDYDNAGLIVGNPDMEIHQALISLDCIEAVVDEAIATGCQLIISHHPIVFKGLKKFNGKTYVERVVEKAIRNNIAIYAIHTNLDNIDTGVNARICQTLGLQNCRVLAPKQGLLKKLVAYVPNSHAEQVRNALFHAGAGNIGNYSECSFSSAGSGTFKGGDDTTPYVGEPGERHTESEVKIETIYPVNLESKILMALVLAHPYEEVAYDLYNLTNQHQQVGSGMIGELEIPMDEEQFLSMVKDKLNAQVIRHTELRYKTVKKVAVCGGAGGFLLKQAVAAGADFFVTADYKYHEFFDAEGKIVIADVGHFESEQFTQQLLCEIIQKKFSNFAVRLTEINTNPVKYYI
- a CDS encoding TM2 domain-containing protein → MDYYSNPYMSMPGVTSEELTFLQQATAELSDNQKKHFYLIYTGKRKSPQDILIFTLIGFFGVAGIQRFLVGQIGMGILYFFTGGLCFIGTIVDLVNHKQIATDFNRKMAYESFQIAKMSV